A region of Mesorhizobium sp. AR02 DNA encodes the following proteins:
- a CDS encoding UDP-N-acetylmuramoylalanyl-D-glutamyl-2,6-diaminopimelate--D-alanyl-D-alanine ligase, which yields MSLLWTSEALVAAMDGRPLGPMPDGISGISIDSRSLQPGDAFFAIKGEAMDGHDFATAAIKAGAGVLVVAEGKLPSLGRLTAPIIVVEDVLAALEKLGVAARARSQAKIIAVTGSAGKTTTKEALRHVLSAVGKVHASAQSFNNHWGVPLTLARMSADCDYAVFEIGMNHPDEIRPLVKMVRPHVAIVTMIAAAHLGFFRNLDEIAKAKAEIFEGLEPEGAAVLNRDDARFKLLDKMAHAAGVEHVYGFGENARSTFKLTKCELHADHSDIAARIGGHDMIARIGAPGRHMVQNVLAVLGAAQLVGADLDKVALALVDLSAERGRGKRHVLRHPGGSTSSHPGGPITLIDESYNANPASMAAAMALLNATPVTGEGRRIAVLGDMLELGEHSVKLHAALADLIVGTGTQTVFLGGPEMRALAEALPDDIKTEYRAGVEELKPVLLAALKPGDVVMIKSSKGIGFAKLVDALLGKFPAQSTANSQS from the coding sequence ATGAGTTTGCTGTGGACCTCCGAGGCGTTGGTTGCCGCCATGGATGGGCGCCCGCTCGGTCCCATGCCCGACGGCATATCTGGCATTTCGATCGACAGCCGCAGCCTGCAGCCAGGTGACGCCTTCTTCGCCATCAAGGGCGAGGCGATGGACGGCCATGACTTCGCCACCGCGGCCATCAAGGCCGGTGCCGGGGTGCTGGTGGTGGCGGAAGGCAAGCTGCCGTCGCTTGGCCGGCTGACGGCGCCGATCATCGTCGTCGAGGATGTGCTGGCCGCACTGGAAAAGCTCGGCGTCGCGGCACGTGCCCGTTCGCAGGCCAAGATCATCGCGGTCACCGGTTCGGCCGGCAAGACCACCACCAAGGAAGCGCTGCGCCACGTGCTGTCGGCGGTCGGCAAGGTGCATGCCTCGGCGCAGTCCTTCAACAACCATTGGGGCGTGCCGCTGACGCTGGCGCGCATGTCGGCTGATTGCGACTATGCCGTGTTCGAGATCGGCATGAACCATCCCGACGAGATTCGGCCGCTGGTGAAGATGGTGCGGCCGCATGTCGCCATCGTCACCATGATCGCGGCAGCGCATCTCGGTTTCTTCCGCAATCTGGACGAGATCGCCAAGGCCAAGGCCGAGATTTTCGAAGGGTTGGAGCCCGAAGGCGCTGCCGTCCTCAACCGCGATGATGCGCGCTTCAAGCTTCTCGACAAGATGGCGCATGCCGCCGGTGTCGAGCATGTCTATGGCTTCGGCGAGAATGCCCGCTCGACCTTCAAGCTCACCAAATGCGAATTGCATGCCGACCATTCAGACATTGCCGCCAGGATAGGCGGCCACGACATGATCGCTCGTATCGGTGCGCCCGGCCGGCATATGGTGCAGAACGTGCTGGCGGTGCTGGGCGCGGCGCAACTGGTTGGCGCCGATCTCGACAAGGTGGCACTCGCGCTCGTCGATCTCTCGGCCGAGCGCGGCCGTGGCAAACGCCATGTGCTGCGGCACCCCGGTGGCTCGACTTCGAGCCACCCCGGCGGTCCGATCACGCTGATCGACGAAAGCTACAACGCCAATCCGGCCTCGATGGCCGCCGCCATGGCGCTGCTCAACGCGACGCCGGTGACGGGCGAGGGCCGCCGCATCGCCGTGCTTGGCGATATGCTGGAACTCGGCGAGCATTCGGTGAAGCTGCATGCCGCCCTTGCCGATCTCATCGTCGGCACCGGCACGCAGACCGTCTTTCTCGGCGGCCCCGAAATGCGGGCACTGGCCGAAGCGCTGCCGGACGATATCAAGACGGAATACCGCGCCGGCGTCGAGGAATTGAAGCCGGTGCTGCTTGCCGCGCTGAAGCCGGGCGACGTGGTGATGATCAAATCGTCGAAGGGCATCGGTTTTGCAAAACTGGTCGATGCGCTGCTGGGCAAGTTCCCGGCTCAATCAACAGCCAACAGTCAGTCGTAG
- the rsmH gene encoding 16S rRNA (cytosine(1402)-N(4))-methyltransferase RsmH → MTVGHGDDIHAVGGSVRHIPVLLSEVLEALAPAEGDIIIDGTFGAGGYTRAILAAGASVVAIDRDPDAIAAGRDLETQSGGRLKLVQAPFSTLDEHVESADGVVLDIGVSSMQLDQAERGFSFRNDGPLDMRMAQAGLSAADVVNSFKPGDLARIFGFLGEERHAGRIARMIEARREKRPFERTLELADAIETHVGRAPKDKIHPATRVFQALRIYVNDELGELAKALFAAERALKPGGRLVVVTFHSLEDRIVKRFIADRADVATGSRHLPEAHARTATFRKAGGGVTAGDAEVAANPRARSARLRAAIRTDAPARGGDFSIFGLPKLPGINLPGER, encoded by the coding sequence ATGACGGTGGGCCACGGCGATGACATCCACGCCGTTGGCGGATCGGTCCGCCACATTCCGGTCCTCCTTAGCGAAGTGCTTGAGGCATTGGCGCCGGCGGAGGGCGACATCATCATCGACGGCACGTTCGGCGCCGGCGGCTACACCAGGGCCATCCTGGCGGCCGGGGCTTCCGTTGTGGCTATCGACCGCGATCCCGACGCCATTGCGGCCGGACGCGATCTCGAGACGCAATCGGGTGGCAGGCTAAAACTGGTGCAGGCGCCATTCTCGACGCTCGACGAGCATGTCGAAAGCGCCGACGGAGTCGTGCTCGACATTGGCGTGTCCTCCATGCAGCTCGACCAGGCCGAGCGCGGGTTTTCGTTCCGCAATGACGGGCCGCTCGACATGCGCATGGCACAGGCGGGCCTGAGTGCGGCCGATGTCGTCAACAGCTTCAAGCCTGGTGACCTTGCCCGTATCTTCGGCTTCCTCGGCGAGGAGCGTCACGCCGGGCGCATCGCCCGCATGATCGAGGCGCGCCGCGAAAAGCGGCCGTTCGAGCGCACGCTGGAGCTCGCTGACGCCATCGAGACGCATGTCGGCCGCGCACCGAAGGACAAGATCCATCCGGCCACCCGCGTCTTCCAGGCGCTGCGCATCTACGTCAATGATGAGCTCGGTGAACTGGCCAAGGCGCTGTTTGCGGCCGAACGCGCGCTGAAGCCGGGCGGGCGGCTCGTGGTGGTGACGTTCCATTCGCTGGAAGACCGCATCGTCAAGCGTTTCATCGCCGACCGCGCCGACGTCGCCACCGGCTCACGTCACCTGCCTGAGGCGCATGCGCGCACCGCGACCTTCCGCAAGGCGGGTGGCGGCGTGACGGCGGGCGATGCCGAGGTCGCGGCCAATCCGCGCGCCCGCTCTGCCAGGCTGCGCGCGGCGATCCGCACCGATGCGCCTGCGCGCGGCGGCGATTTTTCGATTTTCGGCCTTCCAAAGCTTCCCGGCATCAACCTGCCGGGGGAGAGGTAA
- a CDS encoding type II toxin-antitoxin system ParD family antitoxin yields MGQVDKRSITLSPELAQAVDDVVAAGEYASASEVIRDALRQWKDRRDLFGHTIEELRRLVQEGIDSGPALEGPPILERARAKYLKMAEAKGLEE; encoded by the coding sequence ATGGGACAGGTCGACAAACGCAGCATCACGCTGTCGCCGGAATTGGCGCAAGCGGTGGACGATGTGGTCGCGGCAGGGGAGTACGCCTCGGCGAGCGAGGTGATCCGCGATGCGCTGCGGCAATGGAAGGATCGCCGCGATCTCTTCGGTCATACCATCGAGGAGTTGCGTAGGCTGGTGCAGGAAGGCATCGACAGTGGGCCGGCGCTGGAGGGACCGCCTATCCTCGAACGAGCGCGCGCCAAATATCTCAAGATGGCTGAGGCAAAAGGCCTTGAGGAGTGA
- a CDS encoding peptidoglycan D,D-transpeptidase FtsI family protein, translated as MIGKLLKRRARTAEDGSIVVEGARKATGGKGKARIVMTMAVFFGIFSTISGRLVYLGFQTPDLSGGPQSRITASRPDIVDRNGEVLATDIKTASLFAEPRRIVDADEAIEKLSTVLPEIDYEQTYHKLKSGAGFVWLQRQLTPKQQADIMQLGIPGFGFRTEKRRFYPSGETSSYIVGLTNIDNQGISGMEKYIDEQGLSDLQASGLAVAKDLKPVKLSIDLRIQHVVRDEIAAGLERYRALGAGAVVLNVKTGEVVAMASVPDFDPNNPYNAQEKDRLNRMSAGLYEMGSTFKSFTSAMALDSGKATMNSRFDASHPIRVGHQAIHDFHGKNRVLSLPEVFLYSSNIGSAREAELVGIEGHREFLHRLGILERMQTELPEVARPTEPKVWKQVNSFTIAFGHGVSTTPLQAAVGCAALMNGGFLMNPTFLVRTQEEAMATAKKVVSEKTVEGMRYLYSLNAEKGSARNARVPGYRVGGKTGTAEKVINGRYSKDLNFNTFVAAFPMDDPQYLVFTIADAPHPEKPGMTDVAANNAGVMAGNIIRRSAAMLGVKPDFSHENGATLVSYQ; from the coding sequence ATGATCGGCAAACTGCTGAAGCGCCGCGCCAGGACGGCTGAAGACGGTTCTATCGTCGTGGAAGGTGCCCGCAAGGCGACCGGCGGCAAGGGCAAGGCGCGCATCGTGATGACGATGGCGGTGTTCTTCGGCATCTTCTCGACCATTTCAGGGCGGCTGGTCTATCTCGGCTTCCAGACGCCTGATCTATCGGGCGGCCCGCAGAGCCGGATCACCGCCTCGCGGCCCGATATTGTCGACCGCAATGGCGAAGTGCTGGCGACCGACATCAAGACGGCGTCGCTGTTTGCCGAGCCGCGCCGCATCGTCGATGCCGACGAGGCGATCGAGAAGCTGTCGACCGTGCTGCCCGAGATCGATTACGAGCAGACCTACCACAAGCTCAAGAGCGGCGCCGGCTTCGTCTGGCTGCAGCGGCAGCTGACGCCCAAGCAGCAGGCCGACATCATGCAGCTCGGCATTCCCGGCTTCGGCTTTCGCACCGAGAAGCGCCGTTTCTATCCGAGCGGAGAAACCTCATCCTACATTGTCGGCCTGACCAACATCGACAACCAGGGCATCTCCGGCATGGAGAAATACATCGATGAGCAGGGCCTGAGCGACCTGCAGGCGTCGGGCCTGGCGGTGGCCAAGGATCTCAAGCCGGTGAAGCTTTCGATCGATCTGCGCATCCAGCATGTGGTGCGCGATGAGATCGCCGCCGGCCTGGAGCGCTATCGCGCCCTGGGCGCCGGCGCCGTCGTGCTCAATGTCAAGACCGGCGAAGTGGTGGCCATGGCCTCGGTGCCGGATTTCGATCCGAACAATCCTTACAATGCGCAGGAAAAGGATCGGCTGAACCGGATGTCGGCGGGCCTCTATGAGATGGGCTCGACCTTCAAGAGCTTCACCTCCGCCATGGCGCTCGATTCCGGCAAGGCGACGATGAATAGCCGTTTCGACGCTTCGCATCCAATCCGGGTCGGCCATCAGGCCATTCACGATTTCCACGGCAAGAACCGTGTGCTGTCGCTGCCGGAGGTGTTCCTCTATTCGTCCAACATCGGGTCGGCCAGGGAGGCCGAACTGGTTGGCATCGAGGGGCACCGGGAATTCCTGCATCGCCTTGGCATCCTGGAAAGGATGCAGACCGAACTGCCTGAAGTCGCCCGCCCAACCGAACCCAAGGTCTGGAAACAGGTCAATTCGTTCACCATCGCCTTCGGCCATGGTGTGTCGACGACACCGCTGCAGGCGGCTGTCGGCTGTGCGGCGCTGATGAATGGCGGCTTCCTGATGAACCCGACCTTCCTGGTGCGTACGCAAGAGGAAGCGATGGCTACCGCCAAGAAGGTTGTGAGCGAAAAGACGGTCGAGGGCATGCGCTACCTCTATTCGCTCAACGCCGAGAAGGGCTCAGCCAGAAACGCCAGAGTCCCCGGCTACCGCGTTGGCGGCAAGACCGGAACGGCCGAAAAAGTCATCAACGGCCGCTACTCCAAGGACTTGAATTTCAACACCTTCGTCGCCGCCTTCCCGATGGACGATCCGCAATACCTGGTGTTTACGATTGCCGACGCTCCGCACCCGGAAAAGCCCGGGATGACAGACGTCGCCGCTAACAATGCGGGGGTCATGGCCGGCAATATCATCCGGCGTTCGGCGGCCATGCTTGGCGTGAAGCCAGATTTCAGCCATGAAAATGGTGCAACGCTGGTTTCCTATCAGTGA
- a CDS encoding cystathionine gamma-lyase, producing MSETAKSRAAELSHLRSRDFANGDPIPLPLTMASIFHTPGVETGIDQYGRYDNPTWRAVEHVLGHLEDAQCVSFPSGMGAISAVFFALLKSGDRVLLPADGYHATRAMAERFLKPFGITCDTRPTPTFLDGGFEGYSLVFVETPSNPRLDICDISAIAKAVHEQGGILVVDNTTMTPFGQRPLDFGADIVVSADTKAVNGHSDVLFGHVASRNTDIITEVTDWRAMVGGIPGPFEAWLVHRGLETLEVRFDRMCSSAETIAQRLKEHRAVRGLRFPGLNGDPSHNLARAQMERFGFLISFELASEDKAEDFINNCQLIEAATSFGGVHTSAERRSKRGDAVPPGFVRLSVGCEPVEELWKAIETSLDRINS from the coding sequence ATGTCCGAGACGGCAAAGTCACGCGCCGCCGAACTTTCCCATTTGCGCAGCCGCGATTTCGCCAATGGCGACCCGATCCCCTTGCCGCTGACCATGGCGTCGATCTTTCACACGCCGGGCGTCGAGACCGGGATCGATCAATATGGCCGCTACGACAATCCGACCTGGCGCGCCGTGGAACATGTGCTCGGCCATTTGGAAGATGCGCAATGCGTGAGCTTTCCCTCTGGAATGGGTGCAATTTCCGCGGTGTTTTTCGCGCTCCTGAAATCGGGCGATCGCGTGCTCCTGCCTGCGGACGGTTATCATGCCACGCGTGCGATGGCCGAACGCTTCCTGAAGCCATTCGGCATCACCTGCGACACCAGGCCGACGCCGACCTTCCTTGACGGCGGCTTCGAAGGCTATTCGTTGGTCTTCGTGGAAACCCCGTCCAATCCGCGGCTGGACATCTGCGATATCTCCGCGATCGCCAAGGCTGTCCACGAACAGGGCGGGATCCTTGTCGTCGACAATACGACGATGACACCATTCGGCCAGCGTCCGCTCGACTTCGGCGCCGATATCGTCGTCTCCGCCGACACCAAGGCGGTCAACGGCCATTCGGACGTGCTGTTCGGTCACGTCGCCAGCCGCAACACCGACATTATCACTGAGGTGACTGACTGGCGCGCAATGGTCGGTGGCATTCCCGGGCCGTTCGAGGCCTGGCTGGTGCATCGCGGCCTCGAAACACTGGAGGTGCGCTTCGACCGCATGTGCTCATCTGCCGAAACGATCGCGCAACGGCTGAAGGAACATCGCGCGGTGCGTGGCCTGCGTTTTCCCGGTCTCAATGGCGACCCATCGCACAACCTTGCCCGCGCCCAGATGGAGCGCTTCGGCTTCCTCATCTCCTTCGAACTCGCCTCGGAGGACAAGGCCGAGGATTTCATCAACAATTGCCAACTGATAGAGGCCGCGACCTCCTTCGGCGGCGTCCACACTTCGGCCGAGCGACGTTCGAAGCGAGGCGATGCGGTGCCGCCAGGCTTCGTGCGCCTCTCGGTTGGTTGTGAACCGGTGGAAGAACTCTGGAAGGCGATCGAGACCTCGCTGGACAGGATCAACAGCTGA
- the mraY gene encoding phospho-N-acetylmuramoyl-pentapeptide-transferase has protein sequence MFTLLVDFADKISVFNVFRYITFRTGGALITSALIVFIFGPTIINSLRLRQGKGQPIRADGPQTHFKKAGTPTMGGLMILSGIIGSSLLWANLSSIYVWVVLLVTLGFGSIGFYDDYLKVTKQSHLGFSGKARLALEFVIAGIAAWVIMHNGQAPFSSSLTFPFAKEFIVNLGWFFIPFSCFVIVGAGNAVNLTDGLDGLAIVPIMIAAASFGVIAYLSGNAVFAEYLQIHFVPGTGELAVVLGSVIGAGLGFLWFNAPPAAIFMGDTGSLAMGGLIGTVAVATKHEIVLVIVGGLFVVEILSVIIQVGYFKMTGKRVFLMAPIHHHFEKLGWTESQVVIRFWIIAVILALVGLSTLKLR, from the coding sequence ATGTTTACACTGCTGGTCGATTTCGCGGACAAGATCTCGGTCTTCAATGTCTTCCGCTACATCACGTTCCGCACCGGCGGGGCGTTGATCACCTCGGCGCTGATCGTCTTCATCTTCGGGCCGACCATCATCAATTCGCTGAGGCTCAGGCAAGGCAAGGGCCAGCCGATCCGCGCCGACGGGCCGCAGACGCATTTCAAGAAGGCCGGCACGCCGACCATGGGCGGGCTGATGATCCTGTCGGGCATCATCGGCTCGTCGCTTTTGTGGGCGAACCTGTCGAGCATCTATGTCTGGGTGGTGCTTCTGGTGACGCTGGGCTTCGGCTCGATCGGCTTTTACGACGACTATCTGAAGGTGACCAAGCAGTCGCATCTCGGCTTCTCCGGCAAGGCGCGGCTGGCGCTTGAATTCGTCATTGCCGGCATCGCCGCCTGGGTGATCATGCATAACGGCCAGGCGCCGTTCTCGTCGTCGCTGACATTCCCCTTCGCCAAGGAATTCATCGTCAATCTCGGCTGGTTCTTCATTCCGTTCTCCTGTTTCGTCATCGTCGGCGCCGGCAATGCGGTGAACCTGACCGACGGCCTCGACGGGCTGGCGATCGTGCCGATCATGATCGCAGCGGCCTCCTTCGGCGTCATCGCCTATCTCTCGGGCAATGCGGTGTTCGCCGAATATCTGCAGATCCATTTCGTCCCCGGTACCGGTGAACTGGCTGTCGTGCTCGGCTCCGTCATCGGCGCCGGCCTCGGTTTCCTCTGGTTCAATGCACCGCCGGCGGCGATCTTCATGGGCGACACCGGTTCGCTGGCCATGGGCGGCCTGATCGGCACGGTCGCGGTCGCCACCAAGCACGAGATCGTGCTGGTCATCGTCGGTGGCCTGTTCGTGGTCGAGATCCTCTCGGTCATCATCCAGGTCGGCTACTTCAAGATGACCGGCAAGCGCGTGTTCCTGATGGCGCCGATCCACCATCATTTCGAAAAGCTCGGCTGGACCGAGAGCCAGGTGGTGATCCGCTTCTGGATCATCGCCGTCATCCTGGCGCTGGTCGGCCTGTCCACCCTGAAGCTCAGATAG
- a CDS encoding type II toxin-antitoxin system RelE/ParE family toxin — MKYRLLPQAAVDLEGIGDYIASHNPNAAVRFVDALERRWNLLTLHPFSGAPRDDIAPGIRHLVVGDYLTLYRVAGDAIEILRVLHGHRNIEAEDVGS, encoded by the coding sequence GTGAAATACCGGCTGCTTCCCCAAGCGGCGGTCGATCTCGAGGGGATCGGTGACTACATCGCCAGCCATAATCCCAATGCTGCGGTCCGTTTCGTGGACGCCTTGGAACGACGATGGAACTTACTCACCCTCCATCCCTTCTCAGGCGCGCCACGCGACGATATCGCGCCCGGCATCCGTCATCTGGTCGTCGGCGACTATCTCACCCTGTATCGCGTCGCTGGCGACGCGATCGAAATTCTTCGCGTGCTGCACGGGCATCGCAACATCGAAGCGGAGGATGTCGGCTCGTGA
- a CDS encoding UDP-N-acetylmuramoyl-L-alanyl-D-glutamate--2,6-diaminopimelate ligase, whose translation MKLRDLAGVLPVEGTASADLEVTGISSDSRQVKPGVVFFALAGTKADGAAYAADAARRGALAIVTSKGSSVAGLPVPVLAVDDPRLALALSAFRYFGKQPGIMVAVTGTSGKTSVAAFTRQIWEQAGYAAASIGTTGVVAPGRNDYGSLTTPDPVALHQLLKELADAGVTHASMEASSHGLDQRRLDGVKLAAGGFTNLGRDHMDYHPTVEDYHRAKLRLFDTLLPKGAPAVVFADDPWSAPTIQAAKAAGLEVLTVGRHGDFLTLKRVEHERHRQRAEVEAEGVLYEIDLPLAGDFQISNALVSAGLAISTGTPIAKALMSLEKLKGAPGRLDLVGTTASGAPVYVDYAHKPDALENVLASVRPFTTGRVMVVFGCGGDRDRGKRPIMGEIATRLADVVIVTDDNPRSEVPETIRAAIMAAAPGAIEIGDRRTAIHEAVGMLHAGDTLIVAGKGHEEGQTIGSETLHFSDHEEVRAALRERAA comes from the coding sequence ATGAAGCTAAGAGATCTAGCCGGTGTCCTGCCAGTCGAAGGAACAGCTTCCGCCGATCTGGAGGTTACCGGGATTTCGTCCGATTCCCGCCAGGTAAAACCGGGCGTCGTCTTTTTTGCGCTCGCCGGCACCAAGGCGGACGGTGCGGCTTACGCTGCCGACGCGGCCAGGCGTGGCGCGCTGGCGATCGTGACGAGCAAGGGCAGTTCCGTCGCCGGACTGCCGGTTCCGGTACTGGCGGTCGACGATCCGCGTCTGGCGCTGGCGCTGAGTGCTTTCCGCTATTTCGGCAAGCAGCCTGGGATCATGGTCGCGGTGACCGGCACCAGCGGCAAGACCTCGGTCGCCGCCTTCACCAGGCAGATCTGGGAGCAGGCGGGCTATGCCGCAGCTTCCATCGGCACCACCGGCGTGGTGGCGCCCGGCCGCAACGACTATGGCTCGCTGACGACGCCCGATCCGGTCGCCTTGCACCAGTTGCTGAAGGAATTGGCTGATGCCGGCGTCACCCACGCTTCAATGGAAGCGTCCAGTCATGGGCTCGACCAGCGCCGGCTTGACGGCGTCAAGCTCGCCGCCGGCGGCTTCACCAATCTTGGCCGCGACCATATGGATTATCATCCGACGGTCGAGGATTATCACCGCGCCAAACTGCGCCTGTTCGACACGCTGCTGCCGAAAGGCGCGCCGGCCGTCGTCTTCGCCGACGATCCGTGGTCGGCGCCAACGATCCAGGCGGCGAAGGCCGCCGGGCTCGAGGTGCTGACGGTTGGCCGTCATGGCGATTTCCTCACGCTGAAGCGGGTCGAGCACGAGCGCCATCGCCAGCGCGCTGAGGTCGAGGCCGAGGGCGTGCTTTACGAAATCGACCTGCCGCTGGCCGGCGATTTCCAGATTTCGAATGCGTTGGTTTCGGCGGGCCTTGCCATTTCCACGGGAACACCCATCGCCAAGGCATTGATGTCCTTGGAGAAACTGAAGGGCGCGCCGGGCCGGCTCGACCTCGTCGGCACCACCGCCAGCGGTGCGCCGGTCTATGTCGACTATGCTCACAAGCCCGATGCGCTGGAGAACGTTCTGGCCTCGGTGAGGCCGTTTACCACCGGCCGCGTGATGGTCGTGTTCGGCTGCGGCGGCGACCGCGATCGGGGAAAAAGACCGATCATGGGCGAGATCGCAACCCGGCTTGCCGATGTCGTCATCGTCACCGACGACAATCCGCGTTCTGAAGTGCCCGAGACCATCCGCGCCGCCATTATGGCCGCCGCACCCGGCGCCATCGAGATCGGCGACCGGCGCACGGCGATCCATGAGGCTGTCGGCATGCTTCATGCCGGCGACACGCTGATCGTGGCCGGCAAGGGCCATGAGGAAGGCCAGACGATCGGCTCCGAGACCCTGCATTTTTCCGATCACGAGGAAGTCCGCGCCGCGTTGCGGGAGCGTGCCGCATGA
- the mraZ gene encoding division/cell wall cluster transcriptional repressor MraZ translates to MDRFLSNTVSRIDAKGRVSVPAHFRAVVQKRGYSELYALRCLDLPAMDVGGLDLLDRYEQRIAQEDPFLQTADDMSFFCHGDGAFLKLDQDGRITMTDFIREHTGISAEVAFVGRGNFFQIWEPGRLAAYGAQARARLLQLRQGTKPGERPE, encoded by the coding sequence ATGGACCGGTTTCTGTCGAACACGGTGAGCAGGATCGATGCGAAGGGGCGGGTGTCCGTTCCGGCGCATTTCCGCGCTGTCGTGCAGAAGCGCGGCTATTCGGAACTTTATGCGCTACGTTGCCTGGATCTGCCGGCGATGGATGTCGGCGGGCTCGACCTGCTCGACCGCTACGAGCAGCGCATCGCGCAGGAAGATCCGTTCCTGCAGACGGCGGACGATATGTCGTTCTTCTGCCATGGGGACGGAGCGTTCCTGAAACTCGATCAGGATGGCCGCATCACCATGACCGATTTCATCCGCGAGCATACCGGCATCTCGGCGGAGGTGGCCTTTGTCGGGCGCGGCAATTTCTTTCAGATCTGGGAGCCGGGACGGCTTGCTGCCTATGGGGCGCAGGCGCGGGCCAGGCTTTTGCAGCTTCGGCAGGGGACGAAGCCTGGGGAGCGACCGGAATGA
- the ftsL gene encoding cell division protein FtsL — protein MFRTSDIVLIAVMVSAAALTYKTKREAEDQLAAVQKIHNQIRYEEETIDLLKADWSLLTQPSRLQKLAELYKAQLALEPVSARQIVGLSDLPAKALDIQDILNGRQGGMADNSDKAPSGDKDPVVTGGIAQ, from the coding sequence GTGTTCCGTACCAGCGACATTGTCCTGATCGCCGTCATGGTTTCGGCGGCGGCTCTGACCTACAAGACCAAGCGCGAGGCCGAGGACCAGCTGGCGGCGGTGCAGAAGATCCATAACCAGATACGCTATGAGGAGGAGACGATCGACCTGCTCAAGGCCGACTGGAGCCTGCTCACCCAGCCGTCGCGACTGCAGAAGCTCGCCGAACTCTACAAGGCGCAGCTCGCACTCGAGCCGGTCAGTGCGCGCCAGATCGTCGGCTTGAGCGACCTGCCGGCCAAGGCCCTCGACATTCAGGACATACTGAACGGACGCCAGGGCGGCATGGCCGACAATTCCGACAAGGCGCCTTCTGGCGACAAGGATCCCGTCGTGACCGGAGGCATCGCCCAATGA
- a CDS encoding lytic transglycosylase domain-containing protein gives MQKLTVVTAALAAGVMTFAFNAADAAPSSPRADQGLVAVTAKGKAISAKSSRSVKATAKQVSAKVEKASWTKAKKSTAKTKRGRKTIDMTTTASIGLRNVAASTAAVASSGQYSAIVARYAASYGVPVSLAHAVITIESNYRPNMVGSAGEIGLMQIKPATARMMGYNGSAKGLFDPDTNIKYGMKYLALAQNLGGGTTCGTILKYNAGHAATRMNPISAAYCSKVKVQMAAL, from the coding sequence ATGCAGAAATTGACCGTTGTAACGGCAGCTCTTGCTGCCGGCGTAATGACTTTTGCCTTCAACGCGGCCGACGCCGCGCCGTCAAGCCCACGGGCCGATCAGGGGCTCGTCGCAGTGACCGCCAAGGGCAAGGCCATTTCGGCCAAAAGCAGCAGGAGTGTGAAGGCAACGGCGAAGCAGGTTTCCGCGAAGGTGGAAAAGGCCAGCTGGACCAAGGCGAAGAAATCCACCGCCAAGACGAAGCGTGGCCGCAAAACCATCGACATGACGACAACGGCATCGATCGGCCTCAGGAATGTCGCGGCGTCGACGGCAGCGGTGGCCAGCAGCGGCCAGTATTCCGCGATCGTCGCCCGCTATGCGGCAAGCTATGGCGTTCCGGTGTCGCTGGCCCATGCCGTCATCACGATCGAGAGCAATTACCGGCCGAACATGGTCGGCAGCGCCGGCGAGATCGGCCTGATGCAGATCAAGCCGGCGACGGCGCGGATGATGGGGTACAACGGCTCGGCCAAGGGGCTGTTCGATCCCGACACCAACATCAAATACGGCATGAAGTATCTCGCTTTGGCGCAAAACCTTGGCGGTGGCACCACCTGTGGCACGATCCTGAAATACAATGCCGGCCATGCCGCGACGCGGATGAACCCGATCTCGGCTGCCTATTGCAGCAAGGTCAAGGTGCAGATGGCGGCGCTTTGA